Genomic window (Desulfobacterales bacterium):
CCGAAGTTGTTTCAAATTCCGCTTTTGCCGTCACGGCCGCGGCTCAGGGTCCGCTACACCGTTCGGTATAAGAAAACCCCTTTCCCGGTCCAACCTCAAACGTACGGGGTTTACCGAAACCTTACTCAGTCGCAAATAATCACGGTGCAATAACTATCGAATATCATTACCCCAAACCTGTAAGTGCTTACAGTCAGTCGTTCATGTCGAGCAGCCCAGGAAGCGGCGTAATCACCAGGGTCTGTTGCCGGTCCCGGCTGAAACGGACCATCTCCTCCCGGAGCGGCACCAGATACTCCCGGTCTCGGCCGCGGATCACCAGGATATCATGGGCCTTGGTATTGATAAGCCCGGTCACCGTGCCCAGTTCCCGCCCGTCCTCGGTTATTGCCAGAAATCCCTGAACCTCATGTTGGTAAAACTTTCCGGGTTCCAATGGCGGCAGCTCGGCCCGGTTCACCCACACCTCCAGACCGGCCAGGGCCTCGGACTCGTTCCGGCTGGTCACCCCGGCCAGGGCAAGGATCGCGTTCCGGTTCCGGCTTCTGCTGCCGAGCAGGGTAAATTCGCGGTGTTCACCGGTCTGCGGATGCCGGAGTATTATTCTGCTGTAGGACTTGAAATTATCCGGGCCGTGGATCAAGGAAGAAACCTTGAGTTCGCCCTTGATCCCCTGGGCCTTGAGCACCTTGCCCACCCGCAGGTGGTCCGGCGGGCCGGTCCCACGTCCCCGGGTCATAACCCTATTCCATGATCTCCAGCCGGGTCCGCTTGTTTCCGGCCCGGCCGGCCGCGGTCGCGGCCAGCAACGAGCGCATGGCCCGGGCCGTCCGCCCCTGCTTGCCGATAACCTTTCCCAGGTCCTCCTTGGCAACGGTCAGTTCGACCAGGACCAGGTCCTCCTGTTCCTTCTCATTGACCTGAACCGCCCCGGGCTGATCAACCAGAGCGGTGGCAATATAATCAATCAGTTCCTTCATTGATTCTCCGCTGCGTCCTATGCGGCCTCCACAGCCTCGGCCTTGCGATGTTTGCGGATCAGACTCTTTACCGTGGTGGTGGGAATGGCGCCCCTGGCCATCCAGGAATCGAGCTTCTCCCGGTTGAAAACCACCTCGGCCGGGTCCTTGAGCGGATCATAGGTGCCGACGATATCAAGGAACTTGCCGTCCCGTTTGGCCTCGACATCCGCGACCACGATACGATAAAAGGGCATTTTCTTCCGGCCCAGCCTTGTTAACCTGATCTTTACTGACATTCTTTCCGTGACCTCCTGATGGGGTTCTGCAATTGCATGGGAATGGCGCCGGACAAAGTTACCGGCCCACCTTTTGTTTTATCTCCGTCGCGACAGGCCCTTGGGCAACTTGCGGCGCTTCCTGCCGCCGACCATGGCCCCGGCCTTGCCGCGGAACTTCTTCATCATCTTCAACATCTGGGCATAGCTCTTCAGGACCTTGTTCACGTCCTGCACCGCGGTGCCGCTGCCCTTGGCGATCCGCTGCCGCCGGCTGGCATTGATCATCTGGTAATGATTGCGCTCGCGCCGGGTCATCGAATTGATGATCGCCTCGATCCGCACCAGTTCCCGTTCGTCCGGCGCAGCCACGTCCTTCATCTGCTTGATCTTGTTCAGGCCGGGGATCATCCCCATGATCTGCTCCAGGGAGCCCATCTTCTTGATCTGGCCGATCTGGTCGCGAAAATCCTCAAGGGTAAAGGTGTTCTTGCGGATCTTCCTGGCAAGCTGCTCCGCCTTTTTCTTATCAACAACTGCTTCGGCCTTTTCGATCAGGGAGAGGATATCACCCATCCCCAGGATCCGGGAGGCCAGCCGGTCCGGGTGGAACACCTCCAGGGCCCCCAGATCCTCGCCCACCCCGACGAACTTGATCGGGCAGCGGGCCACCCGCTTGATTGACAGGGCCGCGCCGCCACGGGCATCACCCTCCATCTTGGTGAGAACCACGCCGGTAATATCCAGGTCCTCGTTGAACTTGGTCGCCACATTGACCGCATCCTGGCCGGTCATCGCATCGGCCACAAAGAGGATCTCGGCCGGCTGCAGGACAGCCTTGATCCGCCGCAGCTCTTCCATCAACTCCTGGTCCAGGTGGAGACGGCCGGCGGTGTCGATGATCAGGGTATCGCATTTCACCGTTG
Coding sequences:
- the rimM gene encoding ribosome maturation factor RimM (Essential for efficient processing of 16S rRNA), producing the protein MTRGRGTGPPDHLRVGKVLKAQGIKGELKVSSLIHGPDNFKSYSRIILRHPQTGEHREFTLLGSRSRNRNAILALAGVTSRNESEALAGLEVWVNRAELPPLEPGKFYQHEVQGFLAITEDGRELGTVTGLINTKAHDILVIRGRDREYLVPLREEMVRFSRDRQQTLVITPLPGLLDMND
- a CDS encoding KH domain-containing protein, which gives rise to MKELIDYIATALVDQPGAVQVNEKEQEDLVLVELTVAKEDLGKVIGKQGRTARAMRSLLAATAAGRAGNKRTRLEIME
- the rpsP gene encoding 30S ribosomal protein S16; translated protein: MSVKIRLTRLGRKKMPFYRIVVADVEAKRDGKFLDIVGTYDPLKDPAEVVFNREKLDSWMARGAIPTTTVKSLIRKHRKAEAVEAA
- the ffh gene encoding signal recognition particle protein — translated: MFENLTERLQKVFKELRGHGTLTEENIQDALGEVRMALLEADVSFKVVKEFIHTVAGRAVGREVAASLSPGQQVVKVVHEELVELLGGRTETLRLDGRQPVVLMLAGLQGSGKTTTAGKLAKFLVDKGRSPYLVPADVYRPAAIHQLQVLGERLGVRVHPSRASDNPVTICREALAAAATVKCDTLIIDTAGRLHLDQELMEELRRIKAVLQPAEILFVADAMTGQDAVNVATKFNEDLDITGVVLTKMEGDARGGAALSIKRVARCPIKFVGVGEDLGALEVFHPDRLASRILGMGDILSLIEKAEAVVDKKKAEQLARKIRKNTFTLEDFRDQIGQIKKMGSLEQIMGMIPGLNKIKQMKDVAAPDERELVRIEAIINSMTRRERNHYQMINASRRQRIAKGSGTAVQDVNKVLKSYAQMLKMMKKFRGKAGAMVGGRKRRKLPKGLSRRR